The DNA region TTAAGTTGATATTTAAATGATAGATTTATATCAATGAATAAGGATTTTAGTTGTGATTGTAACAAATAATCTTCCTCGTTAGAGGGCAACGAGAGCTGTTTAGCATGAGcatatttatatttttacatcaaaagtcaaataaatactcttttgataaaaataattaaatgagccccaactttatttttttaccccaaaaatattcttatttcCAACATTATTATACCATCTACAACTAACTACTATTAGGCTATTACAACCCTTCTAACATTATTATAGTAGCTCACTAGTTATTACAATAtgtaacaactaatataatattattgtaccgtattatttgaaaataattttaactaacataaagtgattttaataaaatttaaatatttttaccaagttgataaaaaaatattttaatataatagtatttgaaatttaaggttccaagttttaaaatttagagtTAAGCTATGACTATGGAGCAAATAATTAAGTAActattgaaattattttaaagtaattttgatcaatttaaaaatgataaaaaatattttgatgtaataatattttatacataataataattttgattaaaacaaaataattaatttttcatatGATAATAACTACTCACTTAAATAaaaagtatctttatctaaaaccTATGGTaggatgtaaaaaaaaaaaaaaaaaaaaaaaaaaaaaaaaaaaatcctttgacGATTTAGATTAtcgataaattagagaaaaatctccaATCATAATATTAACTTTGCATGTAATTCCCATgtccaaaaaactttgtttccactccctgcatgcaaagtattacttgtttcaactccctcatgcaaatattgatatctaaattgcccctcaaattttttagatacaaaaattccaaaattgagtacaaaaagtacaaaaatgagtataatttttcttaaagtcagcactttatattaaaaatcaagtatattttctatcaaaattgtccctcttattttttaggtataaaaagtctaaaaataagtataattcatgttaaattcagcactttacactataatctagtactctatactaggattgagtatattttctatcgaaattaaccctcatattttttggtacaaatattctaaaaatgaatataattcctattaaattcagcacattaaactaaaatcgagtatattttgaggtgaaaaaagaatcgtactcaatttgataaaaaatatactagattctaagttaatatactcaatttaagaggatttatactgatttttagactttttgtacctaaaaatatcatgggcaattaggtaaaGATGTTTGACTGgagagtgaaaataaaaattttcatggaTGGAGACTATATGTAAAAATTTGTTTATCAATAGGGACTGCATGTAAAATTATCCTTAGATTATTCATTTATTTGGGACCatctattaatttaatttttgcccTACTTTGATTAGAAGAAAAGTCCAGCTCTTTCACCAAACCAAACCACGATGGAAGAACTTGACTTCAAAATTGGAAATCTATATTTTAATATAAGCGAGGAAGTTTGGCAGCCTCACCCGTTGGATTCTTGGCGCAGAAGAAAACCCTAAAACAGtaaaacctctccctctctcacaTGGCGTCTCCTCCTTCTCCCGCGGAGAAGCCCTCCGATTCCCAAACGCTTGATCCTCTCGTCTCCCCATCTCCTCCCTTGTCCCCCGCCGACCAGCAGTCCCTTTTGCCCGCCGCcgacctctcggcgcccaagggCGCTGCAGAGGCCACGCCGGCGAAAGCGGAGGGATCGGAAGCGGTCGAAGGAGGAGAGGCAACGGAACAGGAAGCGCAAGATGATggatcggaggaggaagagatggAATGCGGATTCTGCCTCTTCATGAAGGGTGGCGGTTGCAAAGACGCCTTCATCGCCTGGGAGGACTGTATAACGGTCGCCAGGGATACCGGCGAGGACGCTGCCGAGAAATGCATGGAGGTCACTTCTGCGCTCATGAAGTGCATGGAGGCCCACCCCGACTACTACGAGCCTATCCTCCGAGCCGAGAAGGCCATGACCGACTCTATCACGGATTCCGGCGACGATGATCCTGAATCGGAGAAGAAGGTGGAGGATGATTGAACTCACTTGACCACAACAGGATGTTCATTCAATTCATGAACGGATCGACGGACTGACCAAACTCAAAGATGAGATACCAAAAACTTGCATTTTTTTTCCCTGCCTAATTCTGTTATAAACTTATAATAAGGTCAGAATACCTGGTTAGATTCTGTTCTTCCGTGAAACTAAAAATGATCAGATTTGTACGAACAATTTTGACCCTTGATATTACTTGGGTGAGGTGTTTTGAAATTCTTCTAGTTCAGCCTGCTTGATGTAGGATCGTGTAATGGATTGCTTGCACCCTCTAGAGGGGGAGTGGATGAATAGCCATAATCCTAAAATGATAGCTCTTGCTAAACAAAAATAATTCAAGCTTGTTAGTGTGCGTGAGATGCTCATGTGTAAGTCCAGTTGATAGTGTGAAGTTATATACGCAGCAAGAATAATAATAACAAAGGAAATATAATGCTAGCATGGATGTTTATCGTGAGATGCTCATGTGTGAGTCCAGTTGATAATGTCAAGTAACACAAATATAACACTAATCTAGTGTCAAGTTATCGAACTCTTCACTTGGCTTATGAGTTGACTGAGCTCTCTAGTTGATAGGGTTCACCCTCGAGTGACTAAATCTGCTTGGTGATCCATTCTTCACTCAACTTACGGTCTCGTAAGCCTACATGAAGTCTTGGGATTGAGCTGAGCCACAAACTACAATTTTGACTTGTTGTCCCTCAGTAGAAGACTTCATAACAATTAGGTAGCCTAATTCCTTCCTAACCACACACATCTTCTTCGATGATGTTGCCCAAAAGAGAAAGCCCAAGATTACAATCCATATCATAATGTCCCATAACTTTTATGTCGCATTGTCGCTAGGATTTTAACTTTGTCAATGGCCTTTGTTGCTCTCTAATCTGCCTCATGTCAGCCCCCCATCACCCCCCACCCCCCAATATGCACCATGCCATTCTTCACCCATCACCTATGTATCCACCTCACTTCAGCCATTCTAGAGTACACTTCATGTCAGACCCTCAGTAACTCGGATGcaccaaactcttcaagtttgcTCCACGTGCCTCATAGCAGACCTTCCAAGTCATTGAATCATCCAACAAACCAACTCAATCACAATGAGTTACCAAGTTCTCCAAGTTTTTATGTGCACT from Zingiber officinale cultivar Zhangliang chromosome 4B, Zo_v1.1, whole genome shotgun sequence includes:
- the LOC121976034 gene encoding uncharacterized protein LOC121976034; translation: MASPPSPAEKPSDSQTLDPLVSPSPPLSPADQQSLLPAADLSAPKGAAEATPAKAEGSEAVEGGEATEQEAQDDGSEEEEMECGFCLFMKGGGCKDAFIAWEDCITVARDTGEDAAEKCMEVTSALMKCMEAHPDYYEPILRAEKAMTDSITDSGDDDPESEKKVEDD